AGCTCAGGTGTCCCAGCATCCAGCCTGGATTTCCATAGCTAAACCTTATTTCTCCAGAGCAACTACCAtgggaagtccaaaagagaactcaaggagaagagacaattttccTGTTAATGAGTTTTTTCAGAGCCCCCTTTAGGTCTCGGTTGCGCAGGCTATAGATGAAGGGATTCAGCATGGGTGTGACCACTGTGTACATCACAGCAGAAGCTTTATCCTTCACAGTTGTGTGGATAGAGGAGGGGCTCAAGTAGACCCCAATGGTGGTCCCATAAAGAAGTGCCACTACAGAGAGGTGAGAGCTGCAAGTGGAGAAGGCTTTCTTCCTGCCCCCTGCAGAAGGGACCTTTAGAATAGCCACCACAATTCGGGCATAAGAGGCAAGGATGCAGAGAAAGGGTGTGACGATCACCATCCCACCTACAATGAGCACCAAGATCTTGTTGACTGTAGTATCAGAGCAGGACAACCGGAGAAGTGGTGTGAGGTCGCAGAAGAAATGGGGGAGCTCAGTGCTGGCACAGAAGTACAAACGGGACATCAAGAGGGTGTGTGCCAGGGAAATGACAATGGAGAAAAGCCAGGGCAAACCTACCATCAAACCACAGAGACGTGGGCTCATGATTGTTGTGTAGTGCAGTGGGTGACAGATGGCCACAAAGCGGTCATAGGCCATCACAGTGATCAAAACACTATCTAcaattccaaaaaaatggaaaaagtacaTCTGTGTCAGGCAGCAAACATACGAGATGGACTTAGTCTTGGACTGGATGTTGGCCAACATCTTTGGGACAGTGTTAGTGGCCAGACAGAGATCGACAAAGGAGAGGTTGGAGAGGAAGAAGTACATGGGAGTGTGAAGGTGTGAATCTGAGCCAATGGCCACGATGATCAGCAGATTCCCAGTCAGAATGACGAGGTACATGCACAAGAATATTGCAAAGAGGAGAGGCTGCTGCTCAGGTTTGTCGGAAAGTCCCATGAGGAAGAATTCTTGAGCATTTGTCTTATTCCCTAGTTCCATGTATCTGGGGAAAGAAAGAGCAGGTTATGACTACAGCACTAGAAGCCTTCAAGCAGAAGGTGGATGGTCACCATCAAGAAAACTGTAGCACTGGGTAAGAAATTGTATTAGATACACACAAATGGGATATAACTggacattttacaaatatgaatgtAACCTCATTGGCATTTTTGGCTGATATTTCATACATTAGACTCATATTTAGTTCTGGTTTCTCTAAAAACTCCAGACCTTTTTTGCATGAACCATGTCACTTTCCCCTTGCTGTACTTTGCATGAATGCtttgaacccaactacaaaactaTATTGATCTTATATTTTATCACCCCAATGTTCAAATCAGCCCAATGTtcaaatgatctctgaggtcccatcCATCTGTAAGTCATAGAATGCCAAACACAGTATTCTAGATGTGATTTAACAGTGGGACTGTCACATCCACTAGTTTAGACACTGTCTTAGCCAACATATCACACTATTCATTTATATTGAGATTTCAGTCCTCTAAAGTGCATTTTCCCCCAGAATTCCTCTTTAGCCAAACTGCCAAACAAGTATTCTTGGGAAATCAATTTTTGTAACTCAAAtgtaagattttacatttttccttattaaattttatctcattgatTTACCCCAGTGCCCTTGTCTGTTCCAATATTTTAGAATCCCAATTGCATCCTCTAGTAAGTTAGCTTGTGTCAGCAGCAAATTTTATAAGTATGTCCTCTATATCTTTGTACATGTCAATTATAAAAGCGCTTAAAAGGACAGGGGCAAGTCTAAGTCCCTGGAACACTCCACTAGAGATCCTTTCAAAGTTAACATTGCATCATTAATGGTTATATTTGTGATCCAAACTATTCACTTAGTGATAAATCTATCTATTTGTGATATACTTTGGTTGACATTCTTCTATATTttccataaaaaaagaaacattatcaAATGCTTTGTCAAAGTCTAAGTAATCTATGTTTATAGCATTCTGTGTATCTACTGATCTagtaactattaaaaaaaagaaagaaaactaatttgGCATAACTCTTATTAAAGTCATAAtggtttttttgtgatcacaGCTCCCTTTTCTGGATCTTCATTAGCCATTCCTAATAtaatgttttttggtttgttttgtttttgcttacaATCAAAGTCAAAGTCATGAGCCTACAGTTTACAGAGTTGGTTTTCCCTCTTTTGTAAAACAAGAGAGGGTATCTAGGTTGCTTGgtgattagagagccaggcctggagatgggaggtcctgggttcaaatgtggtcttagacacttcctagctgggcgaccctgggcaagtcacttaaaccccatggcctagcccttaccgctcttctgccttgaaaccaataccactattgattctaagatggaaggtgagcatttagaaaaaagaaaaccaagaaatcaTTTACCCTACCCCAATTCTGTAGAAAATGGCAATCCCATATTTTCACCATTATCTTCCAGAGTTCACTAAAAATGACTCAGTACCAGGGTTGGGTGGGGAGGAGTTCAGTATCTAGTAAGGTGCTTCATCTGAGTCTACTAACTTTAATTCCTCAAGGGAAGTTACAAACTCCTTATTCATATTTAGTTCCAGTTCCCTATTGATCCATTTTTGTTCTGTAccttctaataaaaaaaatttggttatcaaagaaaataaaagctaaatAATACTTAAGCAGCTCTGTCTTCTCCCTCCCATCATTTATCATTGCCCCCATCCATTTCTAATAGTGAGCCTATCACTtctttaatgtttattttctccAGTATaagctttaaaacaaacaaacaaaaaaaaccctttctgtTGACCTGAGCTTTACTTCCCTACTTAGATCATTCTGAATTTTGGCATTTCTACCACAATGTAAGAATTCATCCTTCTTCACCTGTCCTGGCTCCCATCTTCTgcctgtgatttttatttttgagaatgTCTTCTTAATCTAGCACAGATTGGAAGGGCAGCAGCCATTCATGCTCCAACCTACTGCTGATCATCATGGAAGCTTTGATCAGCTGTGTTTCTGCCCTGGCCTAGTTCATTCTTCCTTAACCAGACTggtattcctttatttcctctaaCTCTCAAGGGCTTACCATATTGATAATGAATTTAGAGCTAACCACCCTTTAATTTTAGTTCATTACAGCTCAAAAGTTCCAAGGTCAAATGGTCTACCAACTTGAACCTTCCCGCTATCAAAGATTACAGGTGAGCATCACAACACTCAATTGTACATGACTATTTAAAGCCTAAATTGGTCATGCAGTGCTCTGTGCATCCATATTGGGTAAATTTAGTCACTTCACTCTCTTCCatctcattaaaattttttccctttttgtctgtCTTCATAATTTAAGTCTTTCGAGCTTTTCATACACTCCTTGTTGATTTTTCCCTACAATTTTAATCCATGAGATGTAGCCTTTCTCCAAACTCTTTGACATTTGTCCTTCCAAAATCTAGAGCACAAGTTGCTCCGTATCTAGATATACTCTCCTCTATCCAAAATTctgaaatagaataatcattctcccCAAGATTCCTATCATGTCCATAATGACAATCCGTTCTTCTGTGTTGGAAAGGATCATATCCAGAACAGAATTTCTCCATCCTGGTATTActttaaagaatgaaaatggcactcagaaaagtgaagaaattatgAGTTTCTCTCCTTTTTGCAGAGTCCACTAGATGAAATGCCCATCACTGTGATGTCATGTTTCTTCCAGATTTGTGATTTGCTTCCCATAtgcctcatttcttctttctgtccatATGATCCATACTAGTATAATCCAATAGCAGTATCTATACAGGTATATAGGATCATGGACTATATAAGTCAAAGTTGCCTCCTtgaattgagaaatatttttcaCCAGTGTATAATACCTACTTGGTGTGATTATATATAGGCAGACAAGACCATAGGCTCCCTTCTTAGATTTTGTCAACTCTTGAGTTTGTGAGTGAGTCTTCTTCCTACCCTAAAATTACACTGCAGTATTCCTTAAACTGGAATCTAATAATCTggtccattttttttaatatttgggtAACATCACTTAAATATAATTTGttccctttgtaatcctgtgtattatattttatgtgattAAAAACACAATTTTGAGAAATCCATAGGCATCATCAAATTGCAAAAGAAGTCCATGACAAAAAACCCTACTCTACAGTCCCTAACTTGGTACCAATACAAccagttttctttcttccccttccttttccatttaaattttgatcacacacacacacatataagatTCTAGACAACACTCTTACCAGCTTTGCTACGTGCATCTCCCAGGAGTCCATCATTACTATTTCACTTCCTTGTCCAAACATCTAAATCTGGTTctcagatatctttttttttaaccaaatgttCATTCCCCAAATTTAACTTTCTTTCCCAAAGCCCTTGCTTTCACTGGGAAACAGTGATGATCCTCAAAGTTTTCAGTGTCTTTCTCAAGGCTTTAGAATGGTTAATGATGTTGCTTAGATTTCTATTGACCACACCATCTATGCCTACGTGAATCTCCAGACTCAATAGAGTTGAATGGTTCAATGTCATAGTAGGTTCTCTGCCATGTTCTAGATACACAGATCCAAAAAGACAGCAAAACTCTATTGTTATTCACAGGTTTACAAAAGACTACTTCAGAGCAACTGAGCAGTGAGTCACCAAACATCACAActatttgtttcttcttcccaTCTTTACTAAATGGTCTTGATCTTGACAGTCCCCATGAATCCACATCAGTCCTTGGAGTACAAGCAGCAGCTTCCTCTTCACAAAGTCCAGCTCCCTCGCTTTGGGAAGAGCTTCATATTTGTTTGCTGGCTCCAAGTTCAAcaatccttcttccctttctcctgtgTGTCACATTCTTCCACCCTCTTGcaacagtgcctagaacatagcagGCACAAGTTTGCTAACAGACTGGCTGACTCTAACTCCCTAGTCATATCAGGATTTACTTCTACCTGTtcagatcatttttcttttttttaattaggtttttcttcaaatttttaaaaggaacacATCATTCTCCTGATATCCTGAAGAGTAGGAAGGCATTCCTCCAGccgctttttcttcttttttaggaGGGAGCCCAGCCAGCACATTAAGAATAGATAAATCACTTGATCATGGCAAAGATACAACCATGGCCAGTGGTTACCAGTGAGAGTCATAGCAAAATTTTGCCTATTCTTCATAATTCCTGAAAATGAGATCTTCAGgcctttttatttgtattagtATATCACCAAAAAGTTGTTGTAGCAAACTAATTGAGGACATCTTTGTCactctcttaatttctttagCCTTTTTTTAAGCACCTTTAAAATTACCCCcaacttcctttcccttctcttattaATTTCTTACTTTGTCTCGCCAACTACTTTCCCCTTCTATTTGAGCTGATCTCCTACTTCTCCTCCTCCATTatatgtctttcttctttttcttttccttgatttcttgtCAACTTGTcaacttgatttctttttctgttcctccTTCTCCTGaagtccttcttttcttcctcttcatgcCTTTCCCCAAGAGTCCTCCTTCAGTTCAAACacttttccttcatttctaggtcttctttttcatttcatgtcagtcagccaacaaacatttattgtttgTCATGTACCAGACACTTTGCTAAATGCCTAGGGTATAGAGAATGAAAAAGTACTGTCCCTGCCCTCCATTCCAATggcaattacatgtaaacaagtAGGTACATACAAAATATCTACTGAGTAAGTGGAAGGTCATCTCAGAAAAGGAATCATAGGCCGTTGGGAATGCCAAGAAAAGTGTCTTCCAgtagatgggatttgaactgatcCTTTAAGGAacataggaaaggaaaaatatggaGGTAAAGAGTGAGATCATTCTGGGAACTGGGCACAGCCAaggcaaagacacagagacatgAAATGGAGTATCCTTTGTGGGGAACAGCCAGTAGGCCAGCGTAGTCTGTCTCCTTATTGTCCTTCAAGTCTTCTCTTATTTCGTCTCCTTAAATTAATTTCTGATAGTCATTCAAATTCCAAAGCCTTCCACAATCTCCTGAAACAACACATCTCCATTTTTGGATTTCTCTAATTGTCAGAAAGTTACTCTCTATATTGAGTTGAAATCTGTCCGTGCTTACCTACTTCTCCCTCAGCAATCTAGGGTCAAGTGGAATAAATCCAATCCTAATTGGGTTAACAAATAAACTTTGTCCTTCTTCCATATAACCATCCTTCAGAAACTTGGAGTAGCTATGTGAAGTGGTCTTTAGAGCACTGAAccaaaaatcaggaagacctgaattcaaatatgacctcagacactagttttatgacaagtcacttgatccaaGATatctagtccttgctgctcttctgacttggaaccaatacttaatacttaatatcaattccaagatagaaggtaggggttctttaaaagaagaagaggaggaggaaaaggaggaaaggaggaaaaggaagaggaagaagaagagaacctgaattcaaattctgcctcagacatgtactatcTGTGCACCCCTGGATctatctgtgcctcagtttcctgatctataaaatgaaagaagggggtctgtctttttttattaaattttgagGGTTTTTCAATCAAaattctgcttttctctttcagTATCTCTCCTTCcatttgaaaagagagaaaaaatcctGTTACAAACATTGTTGAGCAAACCAAATGTACACATTGGCcaatttccccccccccaaaaaaagtctcataatctttcttctctctatcaGGAGAGGAATAACATGCATCATCATCGTTGTTGATTATGCtaatcagagttcctaagtctttcaaagttatttgtttttgcaatttttattgtataaattattctgatcattttactctgaatcagttcatacatgcaaatcttcccagttttctctggaaatatccctttcatcatttcctagaacccactagtattccatcacatttatatatatgtatatatgttatatatataatttatataattggTTAATAAATAATGTGGATGTATACCACAACCAGTTGGTGAATACACCTACAGCTTCCAATTCTTCACCACcttaaaaatagttattaatattttttgtacatcCATATTTTGACTTTGTTCTATATAAGACCAATCCTTCTCCTAATctatcctccctcttcttccatcttcttttcccttcagtTTTTTTGTCGAGTGAAAGGTATTTTTGTACCCAATTTTTCTTACCTTCAATTCAGATGAAAGTGAGATTCAAGGACCAGTTGCTCTTCCCATCTCCTCTTCCTTGTTTGTATAGGCTTTTACTCCCCTCACCCcaattgtgaaataattttcctaactctcttctccctttcctttcacaATACAttgcttttcctctctctttccattcttcttctaAGATCATCAAGATGTAACAGAATCACTCCCAGATTTTATATCTATTTAGATTCCCTTTGATGACAAAGTTAAAAAAGGACATATCAATTATTAGAATAGGAGCATTTTATCCTTGGTTAGTCCTTTATGATCATTATCTTCTGTTTACCGTGACTCTTATATTTTCAATTCTAGaaagttctgatcttttcatcaaaaatactctattatattaaaaatccattttccacCTTTAGCTATATACTTTTGATGGATAACTTATTCTTTTTAAGTGTATATCTTTTGCCTTCAGGAATATTATACTACAAGATGTCAGCTCTTCTACTGTAAATTTCTGTATCATTGTGATTCAATTCCAAATGGTGGGTATAATGAAACAAATCTCCAGATAGAGACCTCTTGAACTAAGAATGAAGAATAAAGcagttcttcctctttctttgtttctt
This sequence is a window from Monodelphis domestica isolate mMonDom1 chromosome 3, mMonDom1.pri, whole genome shotgun sequence. Protein-coding genes within it:
- the LOC100016330 gene encoding olfactory receptor 24 yields the protein MELGNKTNAQEFFLMGLSDKPEQQPLLFAIFLCMYLVILTGNLLIIVAIGSDSHLHTPMYFFLSNLSFVDLCLATNTVPKMLANIQSKTKSISYVCCLTQMYFFHFFGIVDSVLITVMAYDRFVAICHPLHYTTIMSPRLCGLMVGLPWLFSIVISLAHTLLMSRLYFCASTELPHFFCDLTPLLRLSCSDTTVNKILVLIVGGMVIVTPFLCILASYARIVVAILKVPSAGGRKKAFSTCSSHLSVVALLYGTTIGVYLSPSSIHTTVKDKASAVMYTVVTPMLNPFIYSLRNRDLKGALKKLINRKIVSSP